Within Malus domestica chromosome 04, GDT2T_hap1, the genomic segment TCAAGGCTTCAAGGGCATATGTGAAGTCCCTGTTCAGAAAAACCACCTGTGCGGATGACTACAACTCATGTGCAGAAGCAGAAAGTGGCTCAAAAGTCAGAGACTTTTGCTCCAACAAGTACATGAACGTGGCTGAGAAAACCCCATTTGGAAGAGTCGACGGTGGCAGATTCCAAATATCATCAACCACTCTCATGAAAAGCATTGAGAAAGAAATGGCCGAGGAAAACTCAAACACCCACAGAAAATCTTTCTCTGGGGCAATTCAACATACAACTGCCCTGCAATCTCTGTGTTCACCTACATCTTCCTCCGTTTCTTCGTCTTCCTcgtcttctttctccttcagcTCAAGTGGGTTCTCAGATTTGCAGCTGCTGAAGCGAAGTACGAGTGCAAATTCAGAGCTTGAGGGCTCAATCGAGGGGGCAATTGCTCATTGCAAACAGTCCCAGCAGCTGTTGAGTTCAAGAATGCAGTTTGTGGGGGTGAAGAGATCTCACCAGGGTTCGTCCAATAATCCTATGAGAGACGCACAcatgaataatttgattgcattATATGATTGAGATTTTGAGAATTTGAGATGGGTTTTCTCTGTTAAACTCTCTTTTGAATTTTCGGGGTCCAATTAATATGCAGTATGCAGTGTGATTGATGTATAGGCATCTGCGTTTTGCACGTTTTTTCAGCAGTGTTAGAGCGGAGACCTTGTTCTTGGGGTTTTCATTCACTTGAGGATTTAACTGTTCAAATGAAAAAGTTTAAGCCAACTCTCTCCGGTTCCCCAACTTTTGTGGTACTTAAGAAGTTTTGTAGTTGTGATCGATTTCCACAATCCTTTGTTTGATTCTCGTTGTTACTTTTTGGATGATACATTATTGTTTTATTGAGTGCAAGTGTCCAGTGAGTCTGAGAAATAAAGTTGTAAAAAGCGCTAGACGCTAAGTGCTTAggcagggttttttttttttttaaattaaattttttaacatGGAAATAAATATCTACTTacacttaaaaataaataattgttggatacataaattgtaaaatagaatatcatataaattataaagtattagaacatattgaaaacatggaaaacaaacatataatgagtgtttatccaagtatttaacaagtttattataatttattgaaaaacaaaatgcaaaatgaaagttatttattttctgtttaagtGAGATTCGTGACTTAGGTGGGCTACGCGGGCCCTTAGATAGATCTAGgtgccatttcttaatttttcaaaCGTTTAGGGATTAATTGGGACGGTCGCTAGCTACCTAGCACCTAGGTGAGGCCTAGGCAACGCTGGGTGGAGATTTTTAtaactcttttttttaatttttgttttaaactactctaatttaTGACAcaagaattcaaattttaatgtaGGATGACGTGACACaatatgtcacagcccgtcccaggaTTTTTATATCTGGGACGTGAATTGACGTAATTACCCTTGGCGGGCATTAAGgtacgtgtgtgtgtgacattatttgaattaatttgGTAAGTTTTGGGATTAAACttttggaatttgaatttgtgtggttagggatttggatggatggtgAGGATTGTGTTGGGCCacacaatcacacacacacgcactccctgtcttctctccctctcgtaacactctctgtctctctccctcaacctcacacacacccacacccaATGTGTACGGCACACACCCAAACCCTCCAAaaactcgacggatcgaggcaaccaaggtatgcatcttcatcatttcgacgttctgagttcattggtactagttttaggaagtgaaaccctcgaaatcacgggaaacccgaacctccatttttgagttactgttcatgcacacgtaaaatgtcgtgtttcagggaattctaagcttgtagtgagcttagtgaagtcctaaggaggctcggagtacttcgtttgaaggatttggacgtcagGATCACGTGGTTccattttggccgaatttcttgggaattttccggtgagatttcttgatttttagagccttaaactagtctattgtgattctacatgtttggggcttcaatttgatataaaatacgaagaaaatgggtgaaaaacgaaggagaacaagaggTTTTAAAATTGGCCAGAAAACggtcgccggaaaaaccagtccggcgacccaaggaagaagaagggcgcgtggggggcgcgtggGCCCGTGACACGtgcggcgcgtgggggcgcgtggcacatcaaaaaaataatctaaaaatatgtcgacgttcgtgacgtcgagtagatcactgtggtatattcatatacccaaattgagcaccgtatgagaaagttattacgattattggttaggtgctttaaataacgttttatagttttcgcatttaggtgaaaatgtgaattgacgatccgaccgttggatcgtcatcaaactttgatacgttgtaatacgtaatattttaggattattggaacttacggattgggaatctgagttacggatcttccagaattggagttgtaagttcataaaataaaatgttaaccgtcacttagttttggaaattgacggggatccgaccgttggatggtaatgaaatttcaggatgttgtcctagagatatattgtggacctctggaagttatggatttaaaatctgagttgcagatctttcggatcgaactgcgtagtgatgtgttttatataagttatattctatcgatatgatttctgaggttggatttgattattgttctaggcggcgatcatcatgacgccttgatgtgttgtgctagggagttgtagggcgaactccaggtgagtgggcagttttgttttcgtattacctatatactattgagttttcccagaaattgaatttatatgaaaagtatgatttaaaatgccatggatagatttatatgaaaagtatgatttgaaatgccatgcatagaagtatatgaaaagcatgaattgatatatgatgcatatatatatgtgaattggtgctgtggacgcacaggtaagtatcaggtgagttttatattattcatgtgcattgttgatgtgtatattgtggatagctcataacctgcaatcatggtgttagtgcttatattattcaccacaccgcacgctcgtcttggatccaagtaggtggatgtcgtacagaccaagtgagggttccgacatgctagtcgtatagattactagatgtgattccgactagtgggtgaccttagattatgtgcacagatgattgatgagagaagcactagagcgtattattacaccatccatgtcgtacagactacttcaggtagttccgacttatctgcagtgtagtgccgtacaggtcatcgaggtgactccggttggattggatgttgagctatggaattaaccgtacaggaccaactgcagggtctccggttaattcaacttttcacctgttacattgatgcatcatttattttgttttcgaaattaaaacatggcatactttcgggttttaaagaaaaattgatgattcgagatttatgaaaagtattatgttattatactattttctgggaaaattatacaggttttacagtgaggggttagaattatttttggcgaaatgtttttgaaaagcttggttttactgacccactcaattttgtttttcgcccctccaggttcttaatagcagagttttggtggccacgaggaatccaacggtattctgacagaattcacaaaagtaggactcaccctcgagggtttccattttaataattgtattttaaaagcttccgaactgtgtaaatggttacgtcactctcatgtgacggccagcatgccctccttcgggacggggtgtgtcacaatATGCTAACTAATTGGCATAATTCacattgtattttattttttattaaaatgcttATATATCACTATTTagattttttcggaaattctcCAAGTAGAACGTCTAGTCTTTTGCTCAATGATAAATTTTGTGCCAATAATATAATAACACATTAAAAGGTTTTACAATTGAAATGTTACGCACCAATGTTATCGACTCTTGTCAACATGTGCAACTTACCTAACACGGATTTACCATCGCTGTAGCATTTTGTGTAAATAATAAGACATGTGAAAAACTTACATGTGTATTATTGATTCAAAATGTCAACAACCCGttctttaacaaaattaaaaaaaaacgaagACATTATATTCAAAGAAGACAACTGAAAACAGTTGGAAGCATCTCCAAGAGATGCTGTAAAACTCCAAAACTTTATTATAAAGAGCCAAACTCAAAAAATTCATCTCCAAGAGATGGTGTAAAATAATTTCTATTATAGCAAAATCAATAATCACTCTTTAAATTGGAAGTGCAACTATTTACTTgctaaatataaaatataataaaactcAATAGTGGACCCTAGAGCAAggtgaaaagaaagagaaaatgtaGTTTAAAAAATGAGTGAGTTGAGTTTGGATtgttaatattaaaatattttaaagtttgttaaaaaagaacGTTGCTAGAGATCAAAAGTTagagagaactttaacgaaaagcacctggtactgttcactttaacgaaaaaccatatttttacactaaaaggtcaatcctgatactattcactttaccctttattttgtccttatcattaaaacttaaagttttcaagcccttttcattagttttcctaaagttTTAAACTGAGTAActaaaatagttttttaattattcacttgctagtttaacaaaaatttaaagtgaactttaacgaaaagctcccggtactgttcactttaacaaaaaaccatattttgacactaaaaagtcaatcctgatactatttattttaccctgtATTTGGTTTTTATCGTTAaacctcaaagttttcaaacttttaattagttttctaaATTTTTAGAACTTCTCTTTAAGCACAATtaggtaaaaaaaaagaaaagaaaggaaaccaAATTATCATGGAAACCTTTTCTCTGTGAAAGTGACTCAAACTTCTCTAGTGGTGTAGGGTACGGGAAAGCTAGCCTAGGGACTTTGTGGAGACTAGCAGCTCCCTAGCTTTTGTAATTAGCTGTTTTTCTCATGGGAGTAGAATTCTCTCCCCTTCTATTCCCATTCCTTTCCCTTCCTACATATCAcacattattttttgtcttgttgattggcttaaccatgaccgttcaaatagaaaATAAGGTAAATGGAGAAAGATTAGGAGGGAAGAGAATCATTCTCTTTTCCATGAACCAGATTCTTAATAACTGTTTGAGCTTTACTTTCACCCAAAAGCACTGTGGGCGATATTTATGTGTACTGTGCGGTGCATTAAAGTTAGTAGCACATCATCCTTTTATCTTTCCTTTGTCAATTGTTGTTATTAAGATCAGTTCCAACCGAAGGGTTCAGAGGGCTAGATGGCTCGTGGGCCCTATGGAATCTGAGGCCATCTCTAATCGAGGACTGGCCAGATGACTCATTTTAATCCTCTGACCCtctaagatattaatattttaatgaaagtacatggccatatttgcatccgtctccaactgaaggccaaagggtcatagggctcgttttgccctgtcacaaaaaatcgtctccaaccgatggccaaATGGCCATAAGGCCAAATGGCCATAAggccaaatataatttattatttaaatttaaaaacaacaacaatttaaatttaaaaactacaacttaaatttaaaaactacaacttaaatttgaaATAGAATGAAGTGAGATAGTATGCAAGggtgaaaattatgtgagaaatgatgtaggtatttatagaaaaaaaaaggtttaaattcataaccaaaaaaaaaaaaaaaagtaaggcAACGGGACAGCTAGTCGttgtattcaaaattttaaactattcatgtcggttataactgacatgATTCCGCCGAGTCAAACTGATTCCTGTGATGCCATTTATAGTCAAATTACTAttcgtgtcggttataaccaacacgatttcaataataaatattattcctgtcggttatatccgataGGAAATCCGACATTTTTACACAAAATTCTGGCCAACCCAGGGCTGTCTGGCTGGTTGGAAGGGGCCAGCCCTCTGGCCCTTTCAAATTCCGTCGGGCCCATGAGCCCTCTAGcctaaccctcggttggagacgtttttcgggctattttcagctctctggccctctggattcttcagttggagatggcctgaaAAGACCAAAAGGCTGGCTACATGCAGCCAGCCAACCAGCCCGAGGCTGGCCAGAAATTCCAGCAATCCTGTCAGATATAACAGACatgaatatatttaatataaatttattCCTGTTAGTTATATCGGACATGAGTGcttaaacaaaaatttgaatcaacggctagctgacgccAGTTACTATtggattcaatttttatttttttttttggttttttgggccatttgttttttaaattcttaaaaattctaattttttttcctttaaatacctaaaccattcattcaccattcctcacaaaattttcaccattcctacaccatttcaattctcatattttctttcctctttcaaaaatctatccttcaattttttcaataattttcaaatggccttgtctgcaatgaaaggtagggcttggacccgaaaagaagatgaggctctttgcaaggcttatagatgggtgtcggaagatagtgtgagggggagttGTCAAACAAATGAcggtgtttggactcgtgtgtccaaaaaatacttagagttctatGAAGGCACCACTCCACTGAATATCCGaaaccacgagagttgttcttcaagatggaagaaacatcttcagcCAAGTTtaaacaaatggcatcaagcattGTTAACAAccgcaagtagacatgaaagcaGCGCTAATTACTACGAtgaagtaagtgttttcacaatttattttaaatatttaattatattacatttaatttcataaattaatttcctttaatttttgtaattatattttctaggtatgCCAAGCgcaggaattgtatatggagagCAGCAGTTTCacagttgttgggaaatttgtaaagggtgggtgttatttgaagatccacctcaacatagagCTCATACGCCAGTGATCGGAACTGCATCCTCAGTTGCAGATatggatgaagatggatctcctaccattcaacaaacaagggtagaaaatccgtcTTCGGGTGAAGGTTCCATACCTAGGGCTATGAGACGAAACAAGGCACGAAGGttgaaggaaaagggcaaggcaaaTGATCATTACGCCGCTCAACATGAAGTGGCGGCCTCATTGCGATTAATGGCGGAGCAAAATGCCCTTGAGGCGGAAGAAAGGAAATGTAGGCATGAAGAAtgggccaaacaaatacaagaagagatggatgataagaatatggaaatgaacacttcgaattacactccaatgagtaaggcctattttgattggaaaaaagaaaaagaaattatgaCTCGGCGGCAATTGTTTACCTCTaactatactcctacaatggcggatgatgaagatgatgttgattatggatattaaatttaagttaatgttgtttttaaatttaatttgtagtttttaaatataaattgtagtttttaaatttaatttgtagtttttaaatttaaataataaattatgtttggccctatgggcctcgattggagacggttttttgtgacagaactaaaacgagccctatggccctcggttggagatggaggcaaatatggccctgtactgttcattaaaatattaatatcttggagggtcagagggctaaaacgaaccctctggccagccctcaattggagatgacctaaggTGAATTTCCCAAACAATATATGGCCTCATTCTCTAGGGTTAAGGATTTTCTGAGGACTTGGTTTTTGTTGGAAGGTTTTGCATGACGGTTGCTAAATTGCCAAAACTAGGAGAAAGATTAGCATGAAACGAGGATGACAAAATGATAAgtgtttcaaaataattatacaCGACATGAGAGGGTTAAAAAAACATGACGATGAGTGACAGGTTTGTGTCTGACACCACTGCTTTGGTGTCCCCATTTTATACAAGTCTCTCTAAAAAAATAAGGTGCCTCAAGTCGAGTTTTTCTACTATGCATTAATGTATATTGTTCaagttaaaaatattttagATGAAATCATCATAGCTGACGGCCCAAATAATCCTACAATGCATATTGCATGTTGACAAATGAGTCTTCATAGTTTATTAAGGagcaaataataaaattatcatATTATGGGTTAGGGTTTAAAATTGTCAACAAAAAATTGAGTTCCAAAAAAACCACCCTATTTAATCGATTACTTTCATGTTAACATCAATATTAATTTTAGCAACAAAGATGTTCCCAGTTTTCATCTGCAAAGCATCCACAGAGGCATGTTACATGTATCAGAAATGTTTTATAGATTTaaccaaacaaaatttaaaagaagGCAACAGCAATGTCAcaccaaaattattttttaaaagtcCAAAGAActaaaaaaagaattgaatatGGCATTTTCTGGCTAAAAACATTTTAGTACAATGGTGCTATCTACATACTCATTTTTTACCTTTTACACACAACTCTCAATTTTCGGCTGtcgaatcgaatgaattgaagaaaatcaatggacaaaaattaacaaaaatgtgtaaaaaaaaaaaaaaattgtgaatagCACTACTCTTTTAGCAATcccatttctctttcttttggttttgacTAAACATCCATTTGAGAAACTGGCTGCTAGACTTTTCACATGACTGGGAAATACATACATTCATACAACCCAAGCACATAAAACAAGAAACTCAGTTCCCAACGATAACATTGACATGTTTGTCTTtgaaaaaaagagaggagatTTTAGCTATCGTGTTGACTAGATCTCGTAACGAGAGAGATATACACAAAAAAATACAATCGATTACAAGACATAATTCTTTCCAATACATGATTAGAAGAATAGGTCATAAGTTCCTTATACTAGTTTATTAACATACCTTCTCTTTCTGTATGCATATATTACAAATTACCAACAATATGTAGAGCTCTTAATTAGTAACTAACTAGAAAGTATGACCCACGCAATGTGACCTGCATGTTGttgcaaaattgaaaattttatgaCATATTCTGGTTAAAACATATAAAAgatcatgtatgccatgattgTGGACCTAATAATCATGGACTCAACACCGAACACCTAAATGTCATCAAACCAAAGTAAACTTTCATTTAACTAAGTTCTGAGCACATTAGTTAAATCTGAAGTTAAAAAAAAGTAGTTCAATTTGACTAAAATTACATAGAGGAAGGGAGATAGAAAGAAGAAACAGTTGCAGAAAGGTGTACATTGATACTGATCCTGCAAGTCAAATACGAAAAATGTTCAAAAGAATGTAAAAGCTCAAATTATCCCTAGAATCAGCAGATTAacaatgaagaaacaaaattcataTGTTTATATTGCTTGTCACTTCACAATTCAGCGTGGgaaaaaatgcaagaaaaaatATTGTTAAATATCTGGTGAATAATAGTGAATATGCATactatggaaagaaaaaaaaactgtacaaaCCCAAATCAATTAAGTTACAAAACAACTACATGTGCAAACGACACAAACGACTAATTAGACGCAAGCCAACTAACTTCGAATTTAACCAAATCATAAAAGCAATCACAATCAAACTAACCTCTTCTTCTCATATGAAGTAGAAGATGTCCCCTGTTTTGCCTCTGTGAACAGCGCGCTTTTCACCTTCTATGCACAAAAAGAACACACTGAAAATGCTTAACAACATTACAAAAACTATACatatatgattatatatgtatttGAACATAAAGTATAAAGATTTACTAATAGATTCAAGcttaaatttaacaaaataagTAATTATGAATTGAAAGCAAACTATATCATAGTTGTTAAAAAAAGCTTTTGACTAAATTTTACAAATAGAATGAAAACCTTGCTCTCTATCAACTAATCAATAGTTtgaactgtgaaaaaaaaaaaagatttgaaagcCTTCTTTACCAACTTAATGACGCATAAAATCATTAATTCCAAAATAAGCCAACTTTCAAAAACCCTAACACAATATCACATTGCCAAAAACCTTAAACCCTTTACTGCAACAAACCTCAAAATGCCCAATAACTGTTCCATATGGCACACACCAATTTTTATCATGAGAAAAAAGCAACCCCAAAGCCAAATTAAGCATTTCATAAATCCTATTTAccaaagtgattttttttttttttgaaagggaAGCTCACTAGTGCTATCATAGGCCTGAGCAGAGAGCGGTTCCAAAATTGCAAACAAAAGCCCCcaaaagcacaaaaaaaatctcctgaaactaaaaacaaaacaaaattaaacaccCGCATACACAATCGGAGGCTACAAATCAAACACCCAAAATCACATATAGAAAATTTGAACAGAAAAGCCATTTGTaaatccaaaaccacaaaaaagaaattcaaacaaaagaaaactgcCATAATATCGATATTGTTGTAATAACACTAGAAAATACTAacaaagatattaatattttaatttcataccACTTGATACCATGACTTAcctttctttttgtattttaacAACAACCCTCTGCAGCTCATGTAAACTAGTTTAGTGAGAATGCGCAGTGCAAAATATGCTCTCATCTATTTCAAGAAATCACAAAGTTTTAGCTTTACATTTAATatgaaaaacttaaaattaaccAAAGAAACCCTAACATGGCTACACATGAAGCATATATAAACCAAGGCTATGTCATTTTTCActgaacaaaaaagaaagaaaaatatacatcGGAGACAAATattatagggtaaattacatagtaacccctaaggtttgaggtctattacaacctcatacaacaactttaaaacatttcactttcatacattacGTACCATTTTATtgcaaaataatacctccgttagattttccgtccattagtctgttaaatgctgacgtggcattAGTGGACCCCTTTACACGTCAGCCCACTCCCTCCAAAACTTGCACACGTGGAACGTTATAGTCCACGTGGAGCAACGTGGGCTGACAACATggcaattttaaaattcaaaaggtTCTTGAATCTCTAACCCACTATTCCCATCCCACTAACCAACGCAACCGCACTATCCTTGAGCACACCACCATTCCCAAACCCAAAATCGAGAAGGACAAAGTTCTGGTAACCCTAGCCCCTATCGCGAAACCTTATTTCCATCACTTTCTACCCGTCGATTTCCTATCGGCGTCGTACCCACTACCTATAACAACCCTTCACCTGTGACCCGCAACCCAT encodes:
- the LOC103433359 gene encoding probable membrane-associated kinase regulator 4 — protein: MARGQAPGDHSSDEDYIDMEVSSSSNFLCYTISSPPQTREFEFQMSSLCQDKETTNSPADELFYKGKLLPLHLPPRLQMVQKILQTSNNKTQEAIDESFTKRESSNTPLDQSYNIAPSESCRVSSELNSDEYISEWTADMCVNFIGGHNDHQKKSWSTKLKQIKQSSLGQKLKASRAYVKSLFRKTTCADDYNSCAEAESGSKVRDFCSNKYMNVAEKTPFGRVDGGRFQISSTTLMKSIEKEMAEENSNTHRKSFSGAIQHTTALQSLCSPTSSSVSSSSSSSFSFSSSGFSDLQLLKRSTSANSELEGSIEGAIAHCKQSQQLLSSRMQFVGVKRSHQGSSNNPMRDAHMNNLIALYD